The DNA segment CGGCATATCTCCTTGATCGCCTTGGCCTTGGCCTGGGGAAATCCAGCTGGGCGAACAAGTTCGATCAGCTCTTCCAGGTCGGCCGAGGCGATGGCGCCAGGCGAGTCGAAACGGGAGAAGAGAGCTTTGGAGGCGTTGAAGGTGTTCTGGTCCCTGGTACGCTGGGAAAGGACCGTGGAGATCAAAACGTGGAACGGATCCCGGGCCCAGACCACATCGATGTGCTCCATCGCCCCAGGATAGGCCTCGTCTATCACCTGCCCCTTCATTGACATCAATAGCGGTCTAATGCGTTTCATGATCTTCCCACCACCGCATGGCCTCGCCGATGGTGTACAACGACCCCCCTACTATGACAGTATCCTCCGGCCCTGATCTGGCCAACGCTTCCCCAATTGATGCCCCCACATCCTGGCAGACTGAGACGTCCTTGCAGAAGAGCATCATCGCATCCCTTACCTGTTCAGGGGAGAATGCTCTCTGGGTCTTCGGCCTGGTGGCGATGACCGAATCGGCTACTTTCCCGAACTCTGAAGCGATGCCTTCCAGATCCTTGTCGTTCAGCACACCCAGAATCACGGTGGTATGACCCTGCCGGATCTTCAGCAGCTCATCGACCGCCACCCTTGCACCCTCAGGGGTGTGGCTGACGTCGAAGATGATCAAGGGGCTTTCCAGAACCACCTCCAACCGTCCGGGCCAGACGACCCTGGACAATCCCAGGACGATGGACTCCTCGGTAATTTTGAGCCCTCTCTTCCTCAATTCGAGTGCAGCCTCGCAGGCCATTGCCGCGTTGGATGCCTGATAGGCGCCCAGGAGAGGCACCTGCGCCGTCCTTCCGATCGATGATAGATGTAAGCCGACTCCGGAACGGTCGCTTCCCATCGGTCTGAAGTAGAAGTCCTTGCCCAGCCGGGACAGGTACGTGCCCCTGTCCCTAGCGATAGAATCCAGGACCTTGAGCACCACCGGGTCTTCCTCGGCGGTGATCACGATCGCGGAAGGCTTGATAATGCCAGCCTTTTCGTAGGCGATCTTTGCCATCGTATCGCCCAGATAGGTCACGTGCTCCATGCTGATGCGCGTGATGACGCACACGTCCGGGACGATCACGTTGGTGGCGTCGAGGCGGCCCCCCATCCCGACCTCGATGACCGCAACATCTACCCCCTCACGGGCAAAATGCAGGAACGCAATGGCTGTGGTCACCTCAAAGAAAGTGAGAGGCCGGCTTTCGGCATCCGACGACCGATCACCTGCCGCACGTACCTCCTTGGCCAAGGCCACGACCTCGGCCTCGGAGATCATCTCCCCGTCGACCATGATGCGCTCCCTGAAGTCCACCAGGTGCGGCGATGTGTAAAGTCCAGTGCGCAGTCCGGAGGCTTGCAGGATGGACGAGGTCATGGCGCAGA comes from the Methanomassiliicoccales archaeon genome and includes:
- a CDS encoding folylpolyglutamate synthase/dihydrofolate synthase family protein; its protein translation is LENMGIKLGLGRVRELLNNLENPQNAYRSVHVAGTNGKGSVCAMTSSILQASGLRTGLYTSPHLVDFRERIMVDGEMISEAEVVALAKEVRAAGDRSSDAESRPLTFFEVTTAIAFLHFAREGVDVAVIEVGMGGRLDATNVIVPDVCVITRISMEHVTYLGDTMAKIAYEKAGIIKPSAIVITAEEDPVVLKVLDSIARDRGTYLSRLGKDFYFRPMGSDRSGVGLHLSSIGRTAQVPLLGAYQASNAAMACEAALELRKRGLKITEESIVLGLSRVVWPGRLEVVLESPLIIFDVSHTPEGARVAVDELLKIRQGHTTVILGVLNDKDLEGIASEFGKVADSVIATRPKTQRAFSPEQVRDAMMLFCKDVSVCQDVGASIGEALARSGPEDTVIVGGSLYTIGEAMRWWEDHETH